The proteins below are encoded in one region of Lactuca sativa cultivar Salinas chromosome 3, Lsat_Salinas_v11, whole genome shotgun sequence:
- the LOC111888022 gene encoding metalloendoproteinase 1-MMP produces MLYSFFFLVLFYPTCFQARPTPPVTTTTSTLNRQNFTWGNFGQFLHARKGSNFSGISELKNYMQRFGYLKDTNISSGDNFDDEFQIAVIQYQQKHALAITGKLNSETISQMTLPRCGVRDTSPPPIFHEIRHYNYFNGKPRWSRAIPTTLTYAFSPNCMVSNLNLSDIKQAFRRSFSRWSAVIPVNFTESDFYEFSDIKIGFYSGDHGDGEPFDGVLGVLAHGFSPESGKLHLDAAETWAMDFESEKSKVAVDLESVATHEIGHVLGLAHSFEKDSVMYPSLRPRQKKMDLNVDDIEGIQQLYGSNPNFNIEALSQSDTSSNQSIDSKIELRSSRWIITLAILLIMSIIFKA; encoded by the coding sequence ATGCTCTACTCATTCTTTTTTCTGGTACTCTTCTATCCCACATGTTTCCAGGCCAGACCAACCCCTCCGGTAACCACCACCACGTCCACCTTAAACCGCCAAAACTTCACCTGGGGCAACTTCGGGCAATTCCTTCATGCCAGAAAGGGCAGCAACTTCAGCGGCATATCAGAGCTCAAGAACTACATGCAACGTTTTGGATACCTCAAGGATACAAACATTAGCTCTGGGGACAACTTTGATGACGAATTCCAGATTGCAGTAATCCAATACCAACAGAAACATGCCCTAGCCATTACCGGAAAACTCAACTCTGAAACAATCTCTCAGATGACATTACCGAGATGTGGCGTACGTGACACATCTCCACCACCAATTTTTCATGAAATCCGACATTATAATTACTTCAATGGCAAGCCAAGATGGTCACGTGCCATTCCAACAACTCTGACTTACGCTTTTTCCCCTAACTGCATGGTTTCAAATTTGAACCTTTCTGATATAAAGCAAGCCTTCCGACGATCTTTTTCCCGGTGGTCAGCGGTGATTCCGGTGAACTTTACAGAATCAGATTTTTATGAGTTTTCCGACATCAAGATTGGGTTTTACAGCGGCGATCATGGCGATGGAGAGCCGTTCGATGGAGTTTTAGGTGTTTTAGCACATGGGTTCTCACCGGAAAGTGGAAAGCTCCACCTTGATGCGGCGGAGACATGGGCGATGGATTTTGAATCAGAGAAATCCAAAGTCGCTGTCGATTTGGAATCGGTAGCAACTCATGAAATCGGGCATGTGTTAGGATTAGCTCACAGTTTTGAGAAAGACTCTGTAATGTACCCTAGTTTGAGACCTAGACAGAAAAAGATGGATTTGAACGTCGATGATATCGAAGGAATTCAACAACTATATGGATCAAACCCGAATTTTAACATTGAAGCTTTATCGCAATCCGATACTTCTTCAAATCAGAGTATAGATTCAAAGATCGAGCTCCGATCATCGAGGTGGATCATTACCCTAGCAATTCTCCTAATCATGTCTATAATCTTCAAAGCATGA